In Acidobacteriota bacterium, a single genomic region encodes these proteins:
- a CDS encoding sel1 repeat family protein: protein MQGGQMRRPSRRCYGVASVAVCLVVLGVTGCRPPDFVRELLIAYHQEGVVAELREGAEAGDAESQWRLGRMYSTGMWVPRDPAIAISWYRRAAGQGHVEAQLDLASSYLLGAGVAENEAQAAVWYRKAAEQGDAYAQTELGILYSEGRGVDRNDVSAHVWFSVAASRADGDVRERAAGLRDTAAERMTPVQLEEAELRAQEWNAAHPLVSPVDAYELVSSRLRESVKIDFSAASRTLLVALQRPCRYCDDSLPFYRRLQARADGRDGVRIVVVAPPRNRGMGDYLALEGFEPDAVVFADPERFPASGTPTLMLVDTEGSLTHSWIGLLDADQEGEVLNVLFR, encoded by the coding sequence ATGCAGGGAGGTCAGATGAGACGACCATCTCGGCGTTGTTACGGCGTCGCGTCCGTTGCGGTCTGCCTTGTCGTCCTCGGCGTCACGGGCTGTCGCCCTCCGGATTTCGTTCGCGAACTTCTCATTGCCTACCACCAGGAGGGTGTCGTCGCGGAGTTGCGTGAAGGTGCCGAGGCGGGCGACGCCGAGTCGCAATGGAGGCTCGGCCGGATGTACTCAACCGGCATGTGGGTGCCGCGAGACCCTGCCATTGCAATCTCCTGGTATCGCCGCGCTGCCGGTCAGGGGCACGTCGAGGCGCAATTGGACTTGGCGTCGAGCTATCTCTTGGGCGCCGGCGTCGCCGAAAACGAAGCGCAAGCGGCCGTCTGGTACCGCAAGGCGGCCGAGCAGGGGGACGCGTATGCGCAGACCGAGCTCGGCATCCTCTATTCCGAGGGTCGGGGCGTGGACCGAAACGACGTTTCGGCGCACGTGTGGTTCAGCGTCGCCGCGTCGCGGGCCGACGGCGACGTTCGGGAGCGGGCGGCCGGCCTGCGCGACACGGCTGCCGAGCGCATGACCCCCGTGCAACTGGAAGAGGCCGAGCTTCGCGCACAGGAGTGGAACGCGGCGCATCCACTGGTCTCACCGGTGGACGCCTACGAGCTGGTGAGCTCTCGGCTGCGCGAGTCGGTCAAAATCGATTTCTCCGCCGCGTCACGGACGTTGCTAGTGGCGCTTCAGCGGCCGTGCCGCTACTGCGACGACTCGCTGCCGTTCTATCGGCGGCTGCAGGCGCGCGCGGACGGGCGGGACGGGGTGCGGATTGTCGTGGTGGCACCGCCGCGCAACCGCGGGATGGGCGACTACCTGGCGTTGGAGGGCTTCGAGCCGGACGCGGTGGTTTTCGCAGACCCGGAGCGGTTTCCGGCATCGGGCACGCCGACCCTGATGCTGGTGGACACGGAAGGCTCGCTCACGCATTCGTGGATCGGGTTGCTTGATGCCGACCAGGAAGGGGAGGTGCTCAACGTACTCTTCCGGTGA
- a CDS encoding AAA family ATPase encodes MEADRRLLTRVVLRNYKSIAACDVSPAQLTFLVGPNGSGKSNFLDALRFVADAVRFSLDHALRDRGGIGEVRRRSGGHPNHFGIGIKLGLAQSAASYAFTVGAKPRGGYEVQREECRVARYDGSERHFYSVERGRVAESTLSPSPVAADDRLYLVNVSGVEAFRPVYDALVGMGFYSLNPEAIRELQSPDPGDLLQRDGGNIASVLANLRTRSPDVKKRVEEYLGKVVSGISGVDERSVGPKETLEFRQEVRGARYPWRFFASSMSDGTLRALGVLVALFQGFAGAESTRRCVGIEEPEVALHPAAAGVLIDGLQDAAEQAQILVTSHSPDLLDNREIPDDAIIAVVAEHGESRIGPLDEVGRSALRDHLYTAGELLRMNQLRPDPSVFELRPEQLHLFHVLP; translated from the coding sequence GTGGAGGCTGATCGTCGTTTGCTGACCCGTGTCGTGCTGCGCAACTACAAGAGCATTGCCGCATGTGACGTCTCGCCTGCGCAGTTGACGTTTCTGGTCGGTCCGAACGGCTCGGGCAAGAGCAACTTCCTCGACGCGCTGCGTTTCGTTGCCGATGCGGTTCGGTTTTCGCTCGACCACGCGCTGCGGGATAGAGGCGGGATCGGCGAGGTTCGGCGGAGGTCCGGGGGCCATCCCAATCACTTCGGGATTGGCATCAAGCTCGGTCTGGCACAGTCGGCGGCAAGCTACGCGTTCACGGTCGGCGCAAAGCCACGCGGCGGGTACGAGGTGCAACGCGAGGAGTGCCGCGTCGCTCGATACGACGGCAGCGAGCGTCACTTCTACTCGGTCGAGCGTGGGCGAGTTGCCGAGAGCACCCTGTCCCCATCTCCCGTCGCCGCCGATGATCGCCTCTACCTCGTGAACGTCTCGGGTGTCGAGGCTTTTAGACCCGTATATGACGCGCTCGTGGGCATGGGGTTCTATAGCCTGAATCCCGAAGCGATCCGGGAGCTTCAGTCGCCCGACCCGGGCGATCTGCTGCAGCGGGACGGAGGTAACATCGCCAGCGTACTTGCCAATCTGCGCACCCGTTCACCTGACGTCAAGAAGCGGGTCGAGGAGTACCTGGGCAAGGTGGTTTCCGGAATCTCGGGCGTCGACGAAAGGTCTGTCGGCCCCAAGGAGACCCTGGAGTTCAGGCAGGAGGTGCGCGGGGCTCGCTACCCGTGGCGGTTCTTTGCGAGCAGCATGTCGGACGGAACGCTGCGCGCGCTGGGTGTGCTCGTCGCGCTGTTTCAGGGATTCGCCGGCGCGGAATCGACTCGGCGATGCGTCGGTATAGAGGAGCCCGAGGTCGCTCTGCACCCGGCGGCCGCGGGAGTTCTGATCGACGGGCTCCAGGACGCCGCGGAGCAGGCACAGATCCTCGTCACGAGCCACAGCCCCGATTTGCTGGACAACAGGGAGATACCCGACGATGCAATCATCGCGGTTGTTGCGGAACATGGCGAGAGTCGCATCGGTCCTCTGGATGAAGTAGGACGGTCTGCGCTCAGGGATCATCTCTACACCGCCGGCGAGCTCCTCCGCATGAATCAACTGCGCCCTGACCCGAGCGTCTTCGAATTGCGACCGGAACAGCTTCACCTGTTCCACGTCCTGCCATGA
- a CDS encoding DUF4276 family protein, producing MARIVAIVEGHGEMDAVPILLGRIAEAVAPATDVAILPPIRVDRYGVVKQGELERAVELAARMTGTDGSILLLLDADDDCPAELGPALLERARAARPDRMIRVVLAKAEYEAWFLAATASIAGRCDIDEAAAQPDDPEGIRDAKRWLTARMPFGRSYRPTRDQANLTEDFDLDAARQAAPSFDKLWRDVSALLAPDTP from the coding sequence ATGGCAAGAATCGTTGCCATCGTCGAGGGGCATGGCGAGATGGACGCGGTCCCGATTCTGCTAGGCCGAATCGCCGAGGCGGTCGCCCCGGCTACCGACGTCGCTATTCTCCCGCCGATACGCGTCGACCGGTACGGTGTCGTTAAGCAGGGAGAGCTGGAACGGGCCGTCGAGTTGGCAGCTCGAATGACTGGAACCGACGGGAGCATTCTACTGCTGCTGGACGCCGACGACGATTGCCCGGCAGAACTTGGTCCCGCGCTGTTGGAGCGAGCCAGGGCTGCGCGACCGGATCGCATGATTCGCGTCGTGCTCGCAAAGGCAGAGTACGAAGCGTGGTTCCTTGCGGCGACGGCATCGATTGCCGGGCGCTGCGACATTGACGAAGCCGCGGCGCAACCCGACGATCCAGAAGGGATCAGAGACGCAAAAAGGTGGCTGACCGCACGGATGCCCTTCGGTCGCTCATACCGTCCGACTCGGGATCAGGCGAACCTGACGGAGGACTTCGACCTCGATGCCGCCCGGCAGGCAGCGCCCTCGTTCGACAAGCTGTGGCGGGACGTCAGTGCGTTGCTGGCGCCGGATACGCCTTGA
- a CDS encoding dienelactone hydrolase family protein → MGRMVEFAANGKSSGGYLATPASGSGPGVIVIQEWWGLVDHVKDVADRFAGEGFVALAPDMYHGETAASPDDAGKLMMALNIEQTERDLRGAVDYLLARDEATGDRVGTVGFCMGGQLSLFAACANAKVGACVDFYGIHPNVTPDLASLRAPVLGFFAEKDGFVTPEVARKLEADLRAAGKEVEITIFEGADHAFFNDTRAEVYHAEYAAECWTRMLAFYRRHLA, encoded by the coding sequence ATGGGCAGGATGGTCGAGTTCGCGGCGAACGGGAAGAGCTCCGGCGGCTACCTGGCAACACCGGCGTCCGGTTCCGGTCCGGGCGTGATCGTCATCCAGGAGTGGTGGGGGCTCGTCGATCACGTCAAGGACGTCGCCGACCGCTTCGCCGGCGAAGGCTTCGTCGCGCTCGCGCCCGACATGTACCACGGCGAGACCGCCGCGAGCCCCGACGACGCCGGCAAGCTGATGATGGCGCTCAATATCGAGCAGACCGAACGGGACCTGCGCGGCGCTGTCGATTACCTGCTTGCCCGCGACGAGGCGACCGGCGACCGGGTCGGGACCGTCGGGTTCTGCATGGGCGGCCAGCTCTCACTGTTCGCCGCGTGCGCAAACGCGAAGGTCGGCGCCTGCGTCGATTTCTACGGCATCCACCCCAACGTCACACCCGATCTGGCGAGCCTGCGGGCGCCGGTCCTCGGATTCTTCGCCGAGAAGGACGGCTTCGTCACCCCGGAGGTCGCCCGCAAGCTGGAGGCCGACCTGCGGGCGGCCGGCAAGGAGGTCGAGATCACGATCTTCGAGGGCGCCGACCACGCCTTCTTCAACGACACCCGCGCCGAGGTCTACCACGCCGAGTACGCCGCCGAGTGCTGGACGCGGATGCTCGCGTTCTACCGGCGGCACCTGGCGTGA
- a CDS encoding MFS transporter, whose amino-acid sequence MAGNAPMVKQPTRPWYREVDRQQRKVFAATFLAWMLDAFDFTILTFILIDIQQSFTVDRALAGALGTVTLMFRLVGGLGAGMMADRYGRKLPLMLSILWFSLFAFLSGFSTSYAMLFAFRALFGIGMGGPWAAGMPLALEQWPARLRGLASGLLQGGWFWGYMLAALTFHYVYPLFTGLPDPLSDADGSTLGWRVMFWVGVAPALLVPWIRSGISESPVWLERQRHLREAGTESAAERVSILQLLRPDLLWATVQASILMGAFMFSYYSLSFWYPTFLREAGREPLGYLLAFNLGAVVGMALWGHASGTRLGRRGAVAAAALTGVAAIPAYVGATGDAGLAVGAVVMGASGGGIWGMAPAYLTERFPTAVRGVGPGLSYHVGAALGSLTPFVLGRLQDGGMTTGSAMMVCIAASGLLVAAVVWLGPETRGRRFTATEA is encoded by the coding sequence ATGGCGGGGAACGCTCCGATGGTGAAACAGCCGACACGGCCGTGGTACCGAGAGGTCGATCGCCAGCAGAGGAAGGTGTTCGCCGCCACCTTCCTCGCCTGGATGCTCGACGCGTTCGACTTCACCATCCTGACGTTCATCCTGATCGACATCCAGCAGAGCTTCACCGTCGACCGTGCGCTGGCCGGCGCGCTCGGAACCGTAACGCTGATGTTCCGGCTCGTGGGCGGGTTGGGGGCGGGCATGATGGCCGACCGCTACGGACGGAAGCTGCCCCTGATGCTGTCGATTCTCTGGTTCTCGCTGTTCGCGTTCCTGAGCGGCTTCTCGACGTCGTACGCGATGCTCTTCGCCTTCCGGGCGCTGTTCGGCATCGGGATGGGCGGCCCGTGGGCGGCCGGCATGCCCCTGGCCCTAGAGCAGTGGCCGGCGCGTCTGCGCGGACTGGCGTCCGGACTGCTGCAGGGCGGCTGGTTCTGGGGCTACATGCTGGCCGCCCTGACGTTCCACTACGTCTATCCCCTGTTCACCGGCCTGCCGGATCCACTCAGCGACGCCGACGGATCGACGCTCGGCTGGCGCGTGATGTTCTGGGTCGGGGTCGCGCCGGCGCTGCTCGTGCCCTGGATCCGGTCGGGGATCAGCGAGAGCCCGGTCTGGCTCGAACGCCAGCGCCACCTGCGGGAGGCAGGCACCGAGAGCGCGGCCGAGCGCGTGTCGATACTGCAACTGCTCCGGCCCGACCTGTTGTGGGCCACCGTGCAGGCGTCGATCCTGATGGGCGCGTTCATGTTCTCCTACTACTCGCTCAGCTTCTGGTACCCGACCTTCCTGCGCGAGGCGGGCCGCGAGCCCCTCGGCTACCTCCTCGCGTTCAATCTCGGCGCCGTCGTGGGAATGGCGCTCTGGGGACACGCCTCCGGGACGCGGCTCGGCCGGCGGGGCGCGGTGGCGGCGGCGGCTTTGACCGGCGTGGCGGCGATTCCGGCCTACGTCGGCGCGACGGGCGACGCGGGGCTCGCCGTCGGGGCGGTCGTCATGGGCGCCTCGGGGGGCGGCATCTGGGGGATGGCCCCCGCGTATCTCACGGAACGATTCCCCACCGCCGTGCGCGGCGTCGGTCCCGGACTCTCTTACCACGTGGGCGCGGCGCTCGGGTCGCTGACGCCCTTCGTCCTCGGACGGTTGCAGGATGGCGGAATGACCACCGGGTCGGCGATGATGGTCTGCATCGCGGCGTCCGGCCTGCTCGTGGCCGCGGTCGTCTGGCTGGGGCCCGAGACCCGCGGGCGCCGATTCACGGCGACCGAGGCGTGA
- a CDS encoding carboxylesterase family protein, which yields MTMIRCISILRATACAAVVQVLAFGGAAAAGAQTVLDPGTPVMVTGGAIRGAVSARDEGIIAFKGIPYGAPPVGDLRWRPPAPVVGWEGVRDASESAAICIQNGGRSVTQDEDCLFLNVWAARESSEPRPVLFWIHGGGYTGGSGSTAIYDGAPLAADGAVVVTINYRLNVFGFLAHPALSAESPHGASGNYGLLDTVAALEWVRDNIATFGGDPGRVTIFGESAGGGAVMSVMLMPQAEGLFHRAIAQSNWINGWDRPLAEAARGWEAAEEQGLRVAAALGIAGTTDEALAAMRAASAADVLAASNADAGSPFLRTGNVWAPNVDGWVIPDDPLAMYRAGRQHQVPLITGLNGNEGSLMTRNMDVPDAAAFEEHVRSVYPELADEMLAHYDASSPDAARAAIDKVIHDLYFAGPVRAHAESQAAAGAPTWLYHFTRVPPTPWGADLGSHHAAELVYVFGTLTRREEGGERPLGLTPVGDYTDTDTGLSATMRGYWVQFAATGNPNRGGLPPWPVFDPETDRHLELSSVITPGTGVDTEGAALWEALEANRRGGGE from the coding sequence ATGACCATGATCCGGTGCATTTCCATCCTTCGTGCCACGGCTTGCGCGGCTGTCGTACAGGTCCTCGCGTTCGGCGGCGCCGCCGCGGCCGGCGCCCAGACCGTCCTCGATCCCGGGACACCGGTCATGGTCACCGGCGGCGCGATCCGGGGGGCCGTCTCCGCGCGCGACGAGGGAATCATCGCTTTCAAGGGGATCCCCTACGGCGCGCCGCCGGTCGGCGATCTGCGCTGGCGCCCGCCCGCACCGGTCGTCGGCTGGGAAGGTGTGCGCGACGCATCCGAGAGCGCCGCGATCTGCATCCAGAATGGCGGCCGGAGCGTCACCCAGGACGAGGACTGCCTGTTCCTCAACGTCTGGGCGGCGCGCGAGTCGAGCGAGCCGCGGCCGGTGCTGTTCTGGATCCACGGCGGCGGTTACACGGGCGGCTCCGGGTCGACCGCCATCTACGACGGCGCGCCGCTCGCCGCGGATGGAGCGGTGGTGGTCACCATCAATTACCGCCTGAACGTCTTCGGTTTCCTCGCGCACCCGGCGCTGTCGGCCGAGTCGCCGCACGGCGCGTCCGGGAACTACGGCCTGCTGGACACGGTGGCGGCGCTCGAATGGGTCCGCGACAACATCGCGACGTTCGGCGGCGATCCCGGCCGGGTGACGATCTTCGGCGAGTCGGCCGGCGGCGGCGCGGTCATGTCGGTGATGCTCATGCCGCAGGCGGAGGGACTGTTCCACCGGGCCATCGCCCAGAGCAACTGGATCAACGGCTGGGACCGGCCGCTGGCCGAGGCGGCGCGCGGCTGGGAGGCGGCCGAGGAGCAGGGACTCCGGGTGGCCGCCGCGCTCGGTATCGCGGGGACCACCGACGAGGCGCTGGCCGCGATGCGCGCGGCGAGCGCCGCCGATGTGCTGGCAGCGTCGAACGCCGACGCGGGCAGCCCGTTCCTGCGGACCGGCAACGTCTGGGCCCCCAACGTCGACGGCTGGGTCATCCCGGACGACCCGCTGGCGATGTACCGCGCCGGCCGGCAGCACCAGGTGCCGCTCATCACCGGACTGAACGGCAATGAAGGCTCCCTGATGACGCGCAACATGGACGTTCCGGACGCCGCCGCATTCGAGGAACACGTCCGGTCGGTCTACCCGGAGTTGGCCGACGAGATGCTGGCGCACTACGACGCGTCCTCACCCGACGCCGCGCGGGCCGCCATCGACAAGGTGATCCACGACCTCTATTTCGCCGGGCCGGTGCGGGCACACGCCGAGTCGCAGGCCGCGGCCGGCGCGCCGACGTGGCTCTATCACTTCACCCGCGTGCCGCCGACGCCTTGGGGCGCCGATCTCGGATCGCACCACGCGGCGGAGCTGGTCTACGTCTTCGGCACGCTGACGCGGCGCGAGGAGGGCGGCGAGCGCCCGCTCGGTCTCACCCCGGTGGGCGACTACACCGACACCGACACCGGTCTTTCCGCCACGATGCGCGGCTACTGGGTGCAGTTCGCCGCCACCGGCAATCCGAACCGCGGCGGGCTGCCGCCGTGGCCGGTGTTCGATCCGGAGACCGATCGGCACCTGGAGTTGAGCTCGGTGATCACACCCGGCACGGGGGTCGATACCGAGGGCGCGGCGCTCTGGGAGGCGCTGGAGGCGAACCGTCGCGGCGGCGGGGAGTGA
- a CDS encoding ATP-binding protein has translation MRNITGPPVVDEDLYGREYELTRLWEKLEQGEHVLMLAPRRVGKTSLMLELRRAPRRKWDVVYVDVEGAAGAADCVAAIVAAPAADPRYRNRFEAIPFSNAVKDVLARLQSVSVDVLRVELKDAIGREWEHAADQLLARLTSLPDTGGNLLIIIDELPLLVSRLLRAGERRHEAEMLLSRLRHWRQAPALRDRIRTLIGGSIGLEGILRRVGLSGLINDLAPFHVTSWNRTVAVEFLRGLGSHCDFHLSETFIARMMDLLQDPVPYHVQLFFSALRDACRGEASRVSREIIERCFEERLAGAGGTAHLDHYAERLEIAFDEQEHDLAHDILSRACRRKGGVRLTALGDMRGQSEPAVQSVLRDLEVDGYLRRAGSRVEFRSNLLRVWWRKHHARSITPWFAGGSTTQPN, from the coding sequence ATGCGCAACATTACCGGGCCACCGGTTGTGGACGAGGACCTTTATGGACGCGAGTACGAACTGACTCGCCTCTGGGAAAAGCTGGAGCAGGGCGAACATGTTCTGATGCTCGCTCCCAGGCGGGTCGGCAAGACCAGCCTGATGCTGGAACTCCGCCGCGCGCCTCGCAGGAAGTGGGATGTCGTCTACGTTGACGTCGAAGGCGCCGCCGGCGCCGCGGACTGCGTGGCGGCCATTGTCGCCGCGCCGGCGGCCGATCCCAGGTATCGGAACCGCTTCGAGGCCATCCCGTTCTCGAACGCCGTCAAGGACGTCCTCGCGCGTCTGCAGTCCGTCAGCGTCGACGTCTTGCGTGTCGAACTGAAGGACGCAATCGGTCGCGAGTGGGAGCATGCCGCCGATCAGCTTCTGGCGCGCCTGACGAGTCTGCCGGACACCGGCGGCAATCTCCTGATCATCATCGATGAACTGCCGCTTCTGGTTTCCCGGTTGCTGCGGGCCGGTGAACGGAGGCACGAGGCGGAAATGCTGTTGTCCCGCCTCCGGCATTGGCGCCAGGCCCCGGCTCTACGCGACCGGATCCGCACGTTGATCGGCGGATCGATTGGTCTCGAAGGTATCCTCCGGCGCGTCGGCCTTTCCGGCTTGATCAACGACCTCGCACCGTTTCACGTGACGTCATGGAACAGAACTGTCGCCGTCGAGTTTCTCCGAGGCTTGGGGAGCCACTGCGATTTCCATCTCAGCGAGACATTCATCGCCCGGATGATGGACCTGTTGCAGGACCCCGTTCCATACCACGTACAGCTTTTCTTTTCGGCGCTTCGCGACGCCTGCCGCGGCGAGGCGTCCCGCGTTTCGCGGGAGATCATCGAACGATGTTTCGAGGAGCGGCTCGCCGGCGCCGGAGGGACGGCCCATCTGGATCACTACGCGGAACGTCTCGAGATCGCATTCGACGAGCAGGAACATGACCTCGCGCACGACATTCTGAGTCGTGCCTGCCGGCGCAAAGGGGGCGTGAGGCTCACCGCGCTCGGCGATATGCGCGGGCAGAGCGAACCGGCGGTTCAGTCAGTGCTGCGGGATCTGGAGGTCGACGGGTATCTGAGGCGCGCGGGCAGCCGGGTCGAGTTCCGCTCGAACCTTCTGCGGGTATGGTGGCGCAAACACCACGCACGGAGCATCACGCCATGGTTCGCCGGCGGCTCTACAACCCAGCCCAACTGA